Proteins encoded together in one Bradyrhizobium sp. PSBB068 window:
- the rpmI gene encoding 50S ribosomal protein L35, whose product MPKLKTKSGAKKRFKVTATGKVMHAQRGKRHGMIKRTKKQIRQLRGTRVLFKTDGDNVKKYFLPNA is encoded by the coding sequence AGACCAAGTCGGGCGCTAAAAAGCGCTTCAAGGTGACCGCCACTGGCAAGGTCATGCACGCCCAGCGCGGCAAGCGCCACGGCATGATCAAGCGGACGAAGAAGCAGATCCGTCAGCTCCGCGGCACCCGTGTGCTGTTCAAGACCGACGGCGACAACGTCAAGAAGTACTTCTTGCCGAACGCCTGA